A genomic stretch from Pseudomonas alkylphenolica includes:
- the tauA gene encoding taurine ABC transporter substrate-binding protein — MTLHAPLRLFAALTLAGASWFAQAADLTVAYQTTVDPAKVAQVNGDYEKASKASIDWRKFDSGADVITAVASGDVQIGYLGSSPLAAAATRKLPVETFLIATQIGAAEALVAREGAGINSPQDLIGKKIAVPFVSTGHYSLLAALKQWNIDPAKVQILNLAPPAIIAAWKRGDIDATYVWDPALGVAKENGKVLITSGELAEKGAPTFDAWIVRKDFAAKHPEIVKAFAKVTLDAYADYRKDPQAWLANQSNVDKLVKLSGAKATDIPALLQGNVFPLAADQIAALGAPTTQAITDTATFLKEQGKVEAVLPDYAPYVSAKFIAN, encoded by the coding sequence ATGACCCTGCATGCTCCGTTGCGCCTGTTTGCCGCCCTGACCCTGGCTGGCGCCAGCTGGTTCGCTCAGGCGGCTGACCTGACCGTTGCCTACCAGACCACCGTCGATCCGGCGAAAGTCGCTCAGGTCAACGGCGACTATGAAAAAGCCAGCAAGGCCAGCATCGACTGGCGCAAGTTCGACAGTGGTGCCGATGTGATCACCGCGGTAGCCTCGGGCGACGTGCAGATCGGCTACCTCGGTTCCAGCCCCCTGGCCGCCGCCGCGACCCGCAAACTGCCGGTGGAAACCTTTCTGATCGCCACCCAGATCGGCGCCGCTGAAGCCCTGGTGGCCCGCGAAGGTGCCGGGATCAATTCGCCGCAGGACCTGATCGGCAAGAAGATCGCCGTGCCTTTCGTTTCGACCGGTCATTACAGCCTGCTGGCCGCGCTTAAACAGTGGAACATCGACCCGGCCAAGGTGCAGATCCTCAACCTGGCGCCACCGGCGATCATCGCCGCGTGGAAACGCGGTGACATCGACGCCACCTACGTCTGGGACCCGGCCCTGGGTGTGGCCAAGGAAAACGGCAAGGTGCTGATCACCTCCGGCGAACTGGCCGAGAAAGGCGCACCGACCTTCGATGCCTGGATCGTGCGCAAGGACTTTGCCGCCAAGCACCCGGAAATCGTCAAGGCCTTCGCCAAAGTCACCCTGGATGCCTACGCCGACTACCGCAAGGATCCACAAGCCTGGCTGGCCAACCAGAGCAACGTCGACAAACTGGTCAAACTCTCCGGCGCCAAAGCCACAGACATTCCAGCCCTGCTGCAAGGCAACGTGTTCCCGCTGGCGGCCGATCAGATTGCCGCACTCGGTGCGCCGACTACCCAGGCCATCACCGACACCGCCACCTTCCTCAAGGAACAGGGCAAGGTCGAAGCGGTACTGCCGGACTACGCGCCGTACGTCAGCGCCAAGTTCATCGCCAACTGA